The following proteins are encoded in a genomic region of Mycolicibacterium confluentis:
- a CDS encoding cyclopropane mycolic acid synthase family methyltransferase: protein MSSVEPDLAPYYEESQSIYDVSDEFFALFLDPTMGYTCAYFERDDMTLEEAQIAKFDLALGKLNLEPGMTLLDVGCGWGGALRRAVEKYDVNVIGITLSKNQSEYSRKLLGGLDTKRSVEIRMQGWEEFTDKVDRIVSIGAFEAFKAERYPLFFERAYDILPDDGRMLLHTILAHTQAFFRENNIKLTISDLKFMKFIGEVIFPGGQLPAVEDIEKLAEGSGFTLERTHLLQPHYARTLDMWAENLENARDKAIEIQSEEVYDRYMHYLTGCADFFRRGITNVGQFTLVK, encoded by the coding sequence ATGTCATCGGTCGAACCGGACCTTGCGCCCTACTACGAGGAATCGCAGTCGATCTACGACGTCTCGGACGAGTTCTTCGCGCTGTTCCTCGATCCCACCATGGGATACACCTGCGCCTACTTTGAGCGCGACGATATGACCCTCGAGGAGGCGCAGATCGCCAAGTTCGATCTGGCGCTGGGCAAACTGAACCTCGAACCGGGCATGACGCTGCTCGACGTCGGCTGTGGCTGGGGCGGCGCCCTGCGTCGCGCTGTCGAGAAGTATGACGTCAACGTCATCGGCATCACGCTGAGCAAGAACCAGAGCGAGTACAGCCGCAAGCTGCTGGGCGGCCTCGACACCAAGCGCAGCGTCGAGATTCGGATGCAGGGCTGGGAAGAGTTCACCGACAAGGTGGACCGCATCGTGTCGATCGGTGCATTCGAGGCCTTCAAGGCCGAGCGCTACCCGCTGTTCTTCGAGCGCGCCTACGACATTCTGCCCGACGACGGCCGGATGCTGCTGCATACGATCCTGGCGCACACCCAGGCGTTCTTCCGCGAGAACAACATCAAGCTCACGATCAGCGACCTGAAGTTCATGAAGTTCATCGGCGAGGTGATCTTCCCCGGTGGACAGCTTCCGGCGGTCGAGGACATCGAGAAGCTCGCCGAGGGCTCGGGCTTCACCCTGGAGCGCACCCACCTGCTGCAGCCGCACTACGCGCGCACGCTGGACATGTGGGCCGAGAACCTCGAGAACGCCCGTGACAAGGCCATCGAGATCCAGTCCGAAGAGGTCTACGACCGCTACATGCACTACCTGACGGGGTGCGCGGACTTCTTCCGTCGCGGCATCACCAACGTGGGTCAGTTCACGCTGGTCAAGTAG
- a CDS encoding 3-hydroxybutyryl-CoA dehydrogenase: MSNSIERVGVVGAGQMGAGIAEVTARAGVDVRVFETSEALVTAGRNRIVKSLERGVSSGKITEKERDRALQSLSFTTDLKDLADRQLVIEAVIEDETVKAKIFAELDAVITDPDAVLASNTSSIPIMKIAAATKNPQRVLGLHFFNPVPVLPLVELVKTLVTDEGALERTEKFAGEVLGKQVVRCSDRSGFVVNALLVPYLLSAVRMAEAGVATVEDIDKAVVAGLSHPMGPLRLSDLIGLDTLKLIADKMFDEFKEPLYGPPPLLQRMVEAGLLGKKSGQGFYKY; the protein is encoded by the coding sequence GTGAGCAATTCGATTGAACGCGTGGGAGTCGTCGGCGCGGGCCAGATGGGTGCCGGCATCGCCGAGGTGACGGCACGGGCCGGGGTGGACGTGCGCGTCTTCGAGACCAGCGAAGCCCTGGTGACCGCCGGTCGCAACCGGATCGTCAAGTCCCTCGAGCGGGGCGTCAGCTCCGGCAAGATCACCGAGAAGGAGCGCGACCGCGCGCTCCAGAGCCTGAGCTTCACCACGGACCTGAAGGACCTCGCCGACCGGCAGCTGGTGATCGAGGCCGTCATCGAGGACGAGACGGTCAAGGCCAAGATCTTTGCCGAACTCGACGCGGTGATCACCGATCCCGATGCAGTGCTGGCATCGAACACCTCCAGCATTCCGATCATGAAGATTGCGGCCGCGACGAAAAACCCGCAGCGTGTCCTGGGTCTGCACTTCTTCAACCCCGTTCCGGTACTGCCGCTCGTTGAACTGGTGAAGACTCTCGTCACTGATGAAGGCGCGCTCGAGCGCACCGAGAAGTTCGCTGGCGAGGTGCTGGGCAAGCAGGTCGTGCGGTGCTCGGACCGGTCCGGCTTCGTGGTCAACGCGCTGTTGGTGCCCTACCTGCTGTCCGCGGTCCGGATGGCCGAGGCGGGTGTCGCCACCGTCGAGGACATCGACAAAGCGGTGGTCGCTGGACTGTCGCATCCGATGGGGCCGCTGCGGCTGTCGGATCTGATCGGCCTCGACACCCTCAAGCTGATCGCCGACAAGATGTTCGACGAGTTCAAGGAGCCGCTCTACGGCCCCCCGCCGCTGTTGCAGCGCATGGTCGAGGCGGGTTTGCTGGGCAAGAAATCGGGTCAGGGATTCTATAAGTACTGA
- the aceA gene encoding isocitrate lyase, whose protein sequence is MSTVGTPKSPEQIQHDWDNNPRWKGITRTYTPADVVALQGSVVEEATLARRGAEVLWNQLHDMDFVNALGALTGNMAVQQVRAGLKAIYLSGWQVAGDANLSGHTYPDQSLYPANSVPQVVRRINNALLRADEIAKVEGDRSVENWLAPIVADGEAGFGGALNVYELQKAMIAAGVAGSHWEDQLASEKKCGHLGGKVLIPTQQHIRTLTSARLAADVADVPTVVIARTDAEAATLITSDVDERDRPFITGDRTSEGFYRIKNGLEPCIARAKAYAPYSDLIWMETGTPDLELAKKFAEGVKSEFPDQMLAYNCSPSFNWKQHLDDATIAKFQKELGAMGFKFQFITLAGFHALNYSMFDLAYGYAREQMKAYVELQEREFAAEERGYTATKHQREVGAGYFDRIATTVDPNSSTTALAGSTEEGQFH, encoded by the coding sequence ATGTCCACCGTTGGCACCCCGAAGTCCCCCGAACAGATCCAGCACGACTGGGACAACAACCCGCGCTGGAAGGGCATCACCCGCACCTACACGCCAGCCGACGTCGTCGCGCTGCAGGGCTCCGTCGTCGAGGAGGCCACCCTGGCCCGCCGCGGCGCCGAGGTGCTCTGGAACCAGCTGCACGACATGGACTTCGTCAACGCGCTCGGCGCGCTGACCGGCAACATGGCCGTCCAGCAGGTGCGCGCGGGCCTCAAGGCCATCTACCTGTCGGGCTGGCAGGTCGCCGGTGACGCCAACCTGAGCGGCCACACCTACCCCGACCAGAGCCTCTACCCGGCCAACTCGGTGCCGCAGGTCGTGCGCCGGATCAACAACGCGCTGCTGCGCGCCGACGAGATCGCCAAGGTTGAGGGCGACCGCTCGGTGGAGAACTGGCTGGCCCCCATCGTCGCCGACGGTGAAGCCGGCTTCGGTGGCGCGCTGAACGTCTACGAGCTGCAGAAGGCCATGATCGCCGCGGGCGTCGCCGGCTCGCACTGGGAGGACCAGCTGGCCTCGGAGAAGAAGTGCGGCCACCTCGGTGGCAAGGTGCTGATCCCGACCCAGCAGCACATCCGCACGTTGACGTCTGCCCGCCTGGCCGCCGACGTGGCTGACGTTCCTACCGTCGTCATCGCCCGCACCGACGCCGAGGCCGCCACGCTGATCACCTCCGACGTGGACGAGCGCGACCGCCCGTTCATCACCGGTGACCGCACCTCCGAGGGCTTCTACCGGATCAAGAACGGCCTCGAGCCCTGCATCGCCCGTGCCAAGGCCTACGCGCCCTACTCGGACCTGATCTGGATGGAGACCGGCACCCCGGATCTCGAGCTGGCCAAGAAGTTCGCCGAGGGCGTCAAGAGCGAGTTCCCGGACCAGATGCTGGCCTACAACTGCTCGCCGTCGTTCAACTGGAAGCAGCACCTGGACGACGCGACCATCGCGAAGTTCCAGAAGGAGCTGGGCGCGATGGGCTTCAAGTTCCAGTTCATCACGCTGGCCGGCTTCCACGCCCTGAACTACTCGATGTTCGACCTGGCCTACGGCTACGCCCGTGAGCAGATGAAGGCGTACGTCGAGCTGCAGGAGCGCGAGTTCGCGGCCGAGGAGCGCGGCTACACCGCCACCAAGCACCAGCGCGAGGTGGGCGCCGGCTACTTCGACCGCATCGCCACCACCGTGGACCCCAACTCGTCGACCACCGCACTCGCGGGCTCGACCGAAGAGGGCCAGTTCCACTGA
- a CDS encoding acyl-[acyl-carrier-protein] thioesterase, producing the protein MADSSATNSGLSKTLMPVPDPHPDVFDVEWPLRMADVDRDARLRFDGAARHIQDVGQDQLRQLGYEDVHPAWIVRRTMIDLVKPIEGPEILRLRRWCSGTSNRWCEMRVRIDGRKGGLIESEAFWIHFSRETQGPSRISEDFLAGLRRTTEVDRLRWKAYLKAGSREDAEQVRRFPVRVTDIDLYDHMNNSVYWSVVEDYLETAPELLKEPLRVTIEHDSAVALTDDLEILLHTYPAASTDKFGAELADRTVRTLTYAVGGDVKAVAALFPL; encoded by the coding sequence ATGGCTGACAGCAGTGCGACGAATTCGGGACTGAGCAAGACGCTGATGCCCGTACCGGACCCGCATCCGGATGTGTTCGACGTCGAGTGGCCGTTGCGGATGGCCGACGTAGACCGCGACGCCAGGTTGCGGTTCGACGGCGCCGCCCGGCACATCCAGGACGTCGGCCAGGACCAACTGCGCCAACTCGGTTATGAGGATGTGCACCCGGCGTGGATCGTTCGGCGAACCATGATCGACCTGGTGAAGCCCATCGAGGGCCCGGAGATCCTGAGGTTGCGGCGCTGGTGCTCGGGCACGTCGAACCGGTGGTGCGAGATGCGGGTGCGCATCGACGGGCGCAAGGGCGGGCTCATCGAGTCCGAGGCGTTCTGGATCCACTTCAGCCGGGAGACCCAGGGGCCGTCGCGCATCTCCGAGGACTTCCTGGCCGGCCTGCGGCGCACGACCGAGGTGGATCGGTTGCGCTGGAAGGCCTACCTCAAGGCGGGCTCGCGCGAGGACGCCGAGCAGGTGCGCAGGTTCCCCGTGCGGGTCACCGACATCGATCTCTACGACCACATGAACAACTCCGTCTACTGGAGTGTGGTGGAGGACTACCTCGAGACCGCGCCGGAACTGTTGAAGGAGCCATTGCGGGTGACCATCGAGCACGACTCCGCGGTGGCGCTCACCGACGATCTGGAGATCCTGCTGCACACCTATCCGGCAGCGTCGACCGACAAGTTCGGCGCCGAACTCGCAGACCGGACTGTTAGAACGCTCACATATGCGGTCGGGGGCGACGTCAAGGCCGTCGCGGCGCTCTTCCCGCTTTAA
- the ramB gene encoding acetate metabolism transcriptional regulator RamB, with protein sequence MSKTYVGSRVRQLRSERGFSQAALAQMLEISPSYLNQIEHDVRPLTVAVLLRITEVFGVDATFFASQDDTRLVAELREVTLDRDLGIDLDLPEIADVVNAHPDLAKAMVNLHRRYRLTAAQLAVATEDRFNDGSGSGAITMPHEEVRDFFYQRQNYLHELDTAAEDLTGRMRLHRGDMAGDIARRLSQLHGVRIVKRIDLGDTVLHRYDPETKTLEMSAQLSTGQQVFKLASELAYLEFGTLIDNLVEEGKFTSDESRTLARLGLANYFAAAAVLPYRQFHEVAENFRYDVERLSAFYSTSYETICHRLSTLQRPSMRGVPFSFVRVDRAGNMSKRQSATGFHFSSTGGTCPLWNVYETFANPGKILVQIAQMPDGRSYMWVARTVERRAARYGQPGKTFAIGLGCELRHAGRLVYSQGLDLSDRNATPIGAGCRVCERDNCPQRAFPALGRALDLDEHRSTVSPYLVKRG encoded by the coding sequence GTGTCCAAGACGTATGTGGGCTCGCGGGTCCGCCAACTCCGCAGCGAGCGCGGCTTCAGCCAGGCCGCGCTGGCCCAGATGCTGGAGATCTCGCCCAGCTACCTCAACCAGATCGAGCACGACGTTCGACCGCTGACCGTCGCTGTGCTGCTGCGCATCACCGAGGTGTTCGGCGTCGACGCCACCTTCTTCGCCTCGCAGGATGACACCCGTCTGGTCGCCGAGTTGCGCGAAGTCACGTTGGACCGCGACCTCGGGATCGACTTGGACCTGCCCGAAATCGCCGACGTGGTCAATGCTCACCCCGATCTGGCCAAGGCCATGGTCAACCTGCACCGCCGCTACCGCCTCACCGCCGCACAACTGGCGGTGGCCACCGAGGACCGCTTCAACGACGGCAGCGGCAGTGGGGCCATCACGATGCCCCACGAGGAAGTCCGCGACTTCTTCTATCAGCGGCAGAACTACCTGCATGAACTCGACACCGCGGCCGAGGATCTCACCGGACGGATGCGACTGCACCGCGGCGACATGGCCGGGGACATCGCGCGGCGACTGTCGCAGTTGCACGGCGTGCGGATCGTCAAGCGCATCGACCTCGGCGACACCGTGCTGCACCGGTACGACCCGGAGACCAAGACGCTGGAGATGAGCGCGCAGCTGTCCACGGGCCAGCAGGTGTTCAAGCTGGCCTCCGAACTGGCCTACCTGGAGTTCGGCACCCTCATCGACAACCTCGTGGAGGAGGGCAAGTTCACCAGCGACGAGTCCCGCACCCTGGCTCGACTCGGGCTGGCCAACTACTTCGCGGCGGCCGCGGTGCTGCCCTACCGGCAGTTCCATGAGGTGGCCGAGAACTTCCGCTACGACGTGGAACGGCTGTCGGCGTTCTACTCGACGAGCTACGAGACCATCTGTCACCGGCTTTCGACGCTGCAGCGGCCGTCCATGCGAGGGGTGCCGTTCTCCTTCGTTCGGGTGGATCGCGCAGGCAACATGTCGAAACGCCAGTCCGCCACCGGTTTCCACTTCTCCTCCACCGGCGGCACCTGCCCCCTGTGGAACGTCTACGAGACGTTCGCCAACCCGGGCAAGATCCTGGTGCAGATCGCCCAGATGCCCGACGGCCGCAGTTACATGTGGGTGGCACGCACCGTCGAACGGCGGGCCGCGCGGTACGGCCAGCCCGGCAAGACCTTCGCGATCGGCCTGGGCTGCGAACTGCGGCATGCCGGGCGACTCGTCTACTCGCAGGGACTCGACCTCTCCGACCGGAACGCCACCCCGATCGGCGCCGGTTGCCGGGTCTGCGAACGCGACAACTGCCCGCAACGCGCGTTCCCCGCGCTGGGTCGCGCCCTCGACCTCGACGAGCACCGGTCCACGGTCTCGCCGTATCTGGTCAAGCGGGGCTGA
- a CDS encoding carboxymuconolactone decarboxylase family protein: MTLEPTRVPVTRTLRDVGPINWAICALGARGIRAPQFHLFNAMSRHSLLFWSWLPYSGVLLYWGRLSRRDAEVVILRVGHLRECEYELQQHRRLARSRGVDADLQQKIFEGPDAEGLSDKDRILVRATDEFILQREVSAPTWAALSAQLNRRQLIEFCLLAAQYDGLAATMNTLKLPMDFPD, encoded by the coding sequence ATGACACTTGAACCCACCCGGGTCCCGGTGACCCGCACGCTGCGTGACGTCGGACCGATCAACTGGGCGATCTGCGCGCTCGGTGCGCGGGGAATCCGTGCGCCGCAGTTCCATCTGTTCAACGCCATGTCGCGGCACAGCCTGCTGTTCTGGAGTTGGCTGCCCTATTCGGGAGTCCTGCTGTACTGGGGACGGCTGTCGCGGCGCGACGCCGAAGTGGTGATCCTTCGCGTCGGGCACCTGCGCGAGTGCGAGTACGAACTGCAGCAGCATCGGCGCCTGGCCCGCTCCCGCGGCGTGGACGCGGACCTGCAGCAGAAGATCTTCGAGGGTCCCGACGCCGAGGGTTTGTCCGACAAGGACCGGATCCTGGTCCGCGCGACCGACGAGTTCATCCTTCAGCGTGAGGTCTCGGCACCGACGTGGGCTGCGCTCTCAGCTCAGTTGAACCGCCGTCAGTTGATCGAATTCTGCCTGCTGGCAGCACAATACGACGGCCTGGCGGCCACCATGAACACCTTGAAACTGCCGATGGACTTTCCGGACTGA